Proteins from a genomic interval of Musa acuminata AAA Group cultivar baxijiao chromosome BXJ1-9, Cavendish_Baxijiao_AAA, whole genome shotgun sequence:
- the LOC135592426 gene encoding thaumatin-like protein, whose amino-acid sequence MSTSGRHTLLLCLFIPISLSCEIQLVLVNHCKDGVWPGVLGSAGHSSPEGGGFHLGVGQEAVLDVPSGWSGRIWGRQGCCFDENGKGSCDSGDCGGLLRCNGTGGTPPATVVEMTLGTHRSPLHFYDVSLVEGFNLPVTIAPVGGGKGCGGVAGCQVDLNTCCPSRFEVKQKGKVVGCKSACLALKTDKYCCTGEYGSPERCKPTLFSHLFKSICPRAYSFAYDSSSTLNMCRASRYLITFCPCAT is encoded by the exons ATGTCGACTTCGGGACGACACACCTTGCTCCTCTGCCTCTTCATTCCTATCTCATTATCAT GTGAGATCCAACTCGTACTGGTGAACCACTGCAAAGACGGCGTGTGGCCTGGAGTACTCGGCAGTGCCGGCCACAGCTCCCCGGAGGGTGGTGGCTTCCATCTGGGCGTCGGCCAGGAGGCAGTCCTGGACGTGCCGAGTGGATGGTCGGGGAGAATCTGGGGTAGGCAGGGTTGCTGCTTCGATGAAAACGGGAAAGGAAGCTGCGACAGTGGCGACTGCGGCGGCCTGCTGCGCTGCAACGGTACTGGAGGCACACCGCCGGCGACCGTGGTCGAGATGACGTTGGGGACCCACCGGTCTCCTCTCCATTTCTATGACGTGAGTTTAGTGGAGGGCTTCAATCTTCCGGTCACGATCGCTCCGGTTGGCGGAGGGAAGGGATGCGGCGGCGTGGCGGGCTGCCAGGTGGACTTGAACACATGCTGCCCTTCCAGGTTCGAGGTGAAGCAGAAGGGGAAGGTGGTGGGATGCAAGAGCGCGTGCTTGGCCCTGAAGACGGACAAGTATTGCTGCACCGGGGAGTATGGCTCGCCGGAGCGCTGCAAGCCCACCCTCTTCTCCCATCTCTTCAAGTCCATCTGTCCTCGAGCTTATAGTTTCGCCTACGACTCTTCTTCCACTCTCAACATGTGCAGGGCATCGAGGTATCTCATTACCTTCTGCCCTTGTGCAACCTAA
- the LOC135592424 gene encoding uncharacterized protein LOC135592424 isoform X2, translating into MHPLTALSSSTHSSPSCSASIRRHLLRLSLFLSAPPQDLPRVPRRDAFSLASLPASLGWSRKKRRAGDSPRWRTTLMRASRRESPYEVLGVSPSASAQEIKRAYRKLALKYHPDVNKEANAQEKFMRIKHAYNTLMNSESQFKYGNQSADFSRTAERSRSAPDEEFYGFEQFFQDLQAEFRNWEAGISSQEKPKSLWEELAAIGEEFVEFLEKELNINDLDVEKESSWDEYRNGNPSASSRDGNEENSVRDQSKKEDSIEDSIDEIEAALAQLKKELGL; encoded by the exons ATGCATCCGCTAACGGCTCTTTCCTCCTCCACCCATTCCTCCCCTTCGTGCTCTGCTTCGATCCGCCGCCACCTCCTCcgcctctctctcttcctctccgcCCCTCCTCAAGATTTGCCCCGTGTACCTCGTCGTGACGCCTTCTCCCTCGCTTCCCTTCCGGCGAGCCTCGGATGGAGCCGGAAGAAGAGGCGGGCCGGCGATTCCCCGCGATGGCGCACTACTCTGATGAGGGCGAGCCGCAGGGAGTCACCGTACGAGGTCCTGGGCGTCTCCCCTTCGGCGAGCGCTCAAGAGATCAAGCGAGCCTATCGAAAGCTCGCCCTCAAGTACCATCCCGATGTCAATAAGGAA GCAAATGCTCAGGAGAAATTCATGAGAATTAAACATGCATACAATACCTTAATGAATTCAGAATCACAGTTCAAGTATGGAAATCAAAGTGCAGATTTTTCAAGAACAGCTGAAAGGAGCAGAAGTGCCCCAGATGAGGAATTCTATGGCTTTG AACAATTCTTTCAAGATCTGCAAGCAGAATTTCGGAACTGGGAAGCAGGCATAAGTTCACAAGAGAAACCCAAAAGCCTTTGGGAGGAGTTGGCT GCCATTGGTGAGGAGTTTGTTGAGTTCTTAGAGAAGGAACTCAACATTAATGATTTGGATGTTGAAAAGGAGAGCTCCTGGGATGAATATCGGAATGGAAACCCCTCAGCATCTTCTAGGGATGGAAATGAGGAAAATAGTGTAAGAGATCAAAGTAAGAAGGAGGACAGCATTGAAGATAGCATCGATGAAATTGAGGCCGCTCTTGCGCAGCTGAAAAAAGAGCTGGGGCTGTAG
- the LOC135592424 gene encoding uncharacterized protein LOC135592424 isoform X1 has product MHPLTALSSSTHSSPSCSASIRRHLLRLSLFLSAPPQDLPRVPRRDAFSLASLPASLGWSRKKRRAGDSPRWRTTLMRASRRESPYEVLGVSPSASAQEIKRAYRKLALKYHPDVNKEANAQEKFMRIKHAYNTLMNSESQFKYGNQSADFSRTAERSRSAPDEEFYGFGEFLRDVQISLEQFFQDLQAEFRNWEAGISSQEKPKSLWEELAAIGEEFVEFLEKELNINDLDVEKESSWDEYRNGNPSASSRDGNEENSVRDQSKKEDSIEDSIDEIEAALAQLKKELGL; this is encoded by the exons ATGCATCCGCTAACGGCTCTTTCCTCCTCCACCCATTCCTCCCCTTCGTGCTCTGCTTCGATCCGCCGCCACCTCCTCcgcctctctctcttcctctccgcCCCTCCTCAAGATTTGCCCCGTGTACCTCGTCGTGACGCCTTCTCCCTCGCTTCCCTTCCGGCGAGCCTCGGATGGAGCCGGAAGAAGAGGCGGGCCGGCGATTCCCCGCGATGGCGCACTACTCTGATGAGGGCGAGCCGCAGGGAGTCACCGTACGAGGTCCTGGGCGTCTCCCCTTCGGCGAGCGCTCAAGAGATCAAGCGAGCCTATCGAAAGCTCGCCCTCAAGTACCATCCCGATGTCAATAAGGAA GCAAATGCTCAGGAGAAATTCATGAGAATTAAACATGCATACAATACCTTAATGAATTCAGAATCACAGTTCAAGTATGGAAATCAAAGTGCAGATTTTTCAAGAACAGCTGAAAGGAGCAGAAGTGCCCCAGATGAGGAATTCTATGGCTTTG GTGAATTTTTGAGAGATGTACAAATATCACTAG AACAATTCTTTCAAGATCTGCAAGCAGAATTTCGGAACTGGGAAGCAGGCATAAGTTCACAAGAGAAACCCAAAAGCCTTTGGGAGGAGTTGGCT GCCATTGGTGAGGAGTTTGTTGAGTTCTTAGAGAAGGAACTCAACATTAATGATTTGGATGTTGAAAAGGAGAGCTCCTGGGATGAATATCGGAATGGAAACCCCTCAGCATCTTCTAGGGATGGAAATGAGGAAAATAGTGTAAGAGATCAAAGTAAGAAGGAGGACAGCATTGAAGATAGCATCGATGAAATTGAGGCCGCTCTTGCGCAGCTGAAAAAAGAGCTGGGGCTGTAG